The following are encoded in a window of Mycobacteroides chelonae CCUG 47445 genomic DNA:
- a CDS encoding acetyl-CoA acetyltransferase, producing MALDPRTPVLVGTGQVNQRTDADSPFSEIPEPIDLMERAARLAAEDAGAPDLLTAVDTVSVANIFSWKYRDPGALLGERLGAAPKRTFYTGPSGNSPQLLVNHAAADILAGDADVVLIGGAEMWRSRNKMMATGVQPSWTTQDESIAEPTILGGRMDQVGGAETTIGLISPGHVYPLFEQAIRVANGVSIAEHRTAISQLWQRFNAVAVHNAHAWSNDAYTAEEIATPGPDNRWISSPYTKLMNSNNMVEQGAVLLLTSVETARRLRIPEDRWIFPLAGSQANDTFALSERDELHRSPAIRLAGRRAFDIAGLSTDDVDLIDIYSCFPSAVQVAATELGLALDDPARPLTVTGGLTFAGGPWCNYVTHSIATMAERLRELPGAKGLITANGGYLTKHAFGIYGTEPPASGFRYEDVQSEVDQEPKTEAADGYSGAATVEAWTVNYGRDGSPFQTFVSIRTPTGARTFAKIEDREAAAQIADTDIAGASIEVAADGSARLS from the coding sequence ATGGCCCTCGACCCTCGCACGCCGGTCCTCGTCGGTACCGGACAGGTCAACCAGCGGACAGACGCCGACAGCCCGTTCTCCGAGATCCCCGAGCCCATCGATCTCATGGAGCGAGCGGCCCGGCTGGCCGCCGAGGACGCAGGTGCGCCGGACCTGCTCACAGCCGTCGACACGGTGTCGGTGGCGAACATCTTCTCGTGGAAGTACCGCGACCCCGGCGCGCTCCTCGGCGAACGTCTGGGTGCGGCGCCCAAGCGCACGTTCTACACCGGTCCCAGCGGCAACTCGCCGCAGCTGTTGGTCAACCACGCGGCTGCCGACATTCTGGCCGGGGACGCTGATGTGGTTCTCATCGGTGGGGCCGAGATGTGGCGTTCACGCAACAAGATGATGGCCACGGGAGTGCAACCGTCGTGGACGACTCAAGACGAATCCATCGCCGAACCAACCATTCTCGGCGGCCGGATGGATCAGGTGGGCGGCGCCGAGACCACCATCGGCCTCATCTCTCCCGGACATGTGTACCCACTGTTCGAGCAGGCGATCCGGGTTGCCAATGGCGTGTCCATCGCGGAACATCGGACCGCTATCTCTCAACTATGGCAGCGGTTCAACGCGGTAGCGGTGCACAACGCACACGCCTGGTCCAACGATGCGTACACCGCCGAGGAGATTGCCACTCCCGGCCCTGACAACCGGTGGATCAGTTCCCCGTACACCAAGCTGATGAACTCCAACAATATGGTCGAGCAGGGCGCGGTGCTGCTGCTGACCTCCGTGGAAACAGCGAGGCGTCTCCGAATTCCGGAGGACCGCTGGATATTTCCGCTCGCGGGCAGCCAGGCCAACGACACCTTCGCACTCAGTGAGCGCGATGAGCTGCACCGCTCTCCGGCCATCCGCCTCGCGGGAAGGCGTGCGTTCGACATCGCCGGGCTGAGTACCGACGACGTGGACCTGATCGACATCTACTCATGTTTCCCCTCGGCGGTGCAGGTTGCGGCCACCGAGTTGGGGCTGGCGCTCGACGATCCCGCGCGGCCGCTGACGGTCACCGGTGGGCTTACGTTCGCCGGTGGTCCCTGGTGCAACTACGTCACACACTCCATCGCCACCATGGCAGAACGGCTCCGCGAACTCCCGGGCGCGAAGGGGCTGATCACGGCCAACGGCGGATACCTGACCAAACACGCGTTCGGAATCTACGGAACCGAGCCGCCCGCATCCGGGTTCAGGTACGAGGACGTGCAGTCAGAGGTCGATCAGGAGCCTAAAACCGAGGCGGCCGACGGGTATTCGGGCGCGGCGACCGTCGAGGCCTGGACCGTGAACTACGGGCGAGACGGGTCCCCATTCCAGACATTCGTGAGCATCCGCACACCCACGGGGGCGCGTACCTTCGCCAAGATCGAAGACCGGGAAGCGGCGGCACAGATCGCGGATACCGATATCGCAGGCGCCTCAATCGAAGTCGCGGCGGACGGTTCCGCCCGACTCAGCTAG
- the eutC gene encoding ethanolamine ammonia-lyase subunit EutC, with the protein MSDITNNVTAHDIWDTLRLSTQSRIGLGRSGDALPTTRVLEFGTAHAAARDAVHTPLDACALAGRIDGLGLGTPLLVTSRAGDRSEYLRRPDLGRAPADGALDVLSDANADIGIVLADGLSPRALDDHGVQLLQALHQRLRGYSIAPLVIATQARVALGDHIGAALGVDTVLVLIGERPGLSVADSVGIYLTHNPMVGCTDAQRNCVSNIHPPEGLGYDQAAQVVAALVAGAREIGRSGVDLKDMTGAGNQIEGAGPALPT; encoded by the coding sequence ATGAGCGATATCACGAATAACGTTACTGCACACGATATTTGGGATACGCTACGTCTATCCACACAGTCCCGAATCGGGTTGGGGCGTAGCGGTGATGCGTTGCCCACCACTCGAGTGCTGGAGTTCGGGACCGCGCACGCCGCTGCCCGGGACGCAGTGCACACGCCCCTGGATGCGTGCGCACTCGCCGGACGTATCGATGGGCTCGGGTTGGGTACACCGTTGCTGGTGACCAGCCGGGCCGGCGATCGATCCGAGTACCTGCGCCGCCCCGACCTGGGGCGGGCGCCCGCCGATGGCGCACTGGATGTGCTCTCCGATGCCAACGCCGATATCGGCATCGTGCTGGCCGACGGTCTATCGCCGAGAGCCCTCGACGACCACGGGGTGCAGCTATTACAGGCGCTGCACCAGCGGCTTCGCGGGTACTCGATCGCGCCACTCGTCATCGCGACGCAGGCGCGGGTGGCGCTGGGGGATCACATTGGTGCCGCGCTGGGCGTCGACACGGTGCTGGTGCTCATCGGCGAACGCCCGGGGTTGTCGGTGGCCGACAGCGTCGGGATCTACCTCACACACAATCCCATGGTGGGATGCACTGATGCACAACGTAATTGTGTATCCAATATTCATCCTCCGGAGGGCCTGGGTTATGACCAGGCGGCGCAGGTCGTCGCCGCTCTGGTGGCGGGGGCGCGGGAGATCGGCCGTTCCGGTGTTGACCTCAAGGACATGACGGGCGCAGGTAACCAGATCGAGGGGGCCGGTCCGGCATTGCCCACGTAG
- a CDS encoding ethanolamine ammonia-lyase subunit EutB, with product MSTFRHTAGPITYQFGSLAEVLAKASPPRSGDELAGCAAQSDAERAAARWALAEVPLTTFLSEEVVPYDTDEVTRLIIDSHDVEAFAVISHLTVGDFRDWLLETITKPHGAQSLKDVSAGLTPEMVAAVSKLMRNQDLIAVGAAVRNHSAFRTTIGLPGTLATRLQPNHPTDDARGIAAATLDGLLLGCGDAVIGINPATDSPHAAADLLRLIDDIRLRFDIPTQSCVLAHVTTTMELIERNLPVDLVFQSIAGTEGANESFGVNLALLREANEAGRSLGRGSVGNNVMYLETGQGSALSAGAHIGVGGVAVDQQTLEARAYAVAREVEPLLVNTVVGFIGPEYLYDGKQIIRAGLEDHFCGKLLGLPMGVDVCYTNHAEADSDDMDVLLTVLTAAGVAFVIAVPGADDVMLGYQSLSFHDALFARRTFGLRPAPEFNEWLERMGMLERDGGLREIAVSDSPLRALL from the coding sequence ATGAGCACTTTTCGTCACACCGCAGGGCCGATTACTTACCAGTTCGGATCGCTCGCCGAGGTTCTCGCGAAGGCCTCGCCGCCTCGATCCGGCGACGAGCTCGCGGGCTGCGCGGCACAGTCGGATGCCGAACGGGCAGCCGCACGCTGGGCGCTTGCCGAGGTCCCGCTGACGACGTTCCTCTCCGAGGAGGTCGTCCCGTACGACACCGACGAGGTCACCCGGCTCATCATCGACAGCCATGATGTGGAGGCCTTTGCCGTCATCTCACACCTCACCGTCGGCGATTTCCGTGACTGGCTACTGGAGACGATCACCAAACCGCATGGGGCACAGTCGCTCAAAGATGTCTCCGCTGGGCTGACCCCTGAGATGGTGGCAGCCGTCAGCAAGCTGATGCGCAACCAGGACCTCATCGCCGTCGGAGCCGCGGTGCGTAACCACAGCGCCTTCCGCACCACCATCGGTCTACCGGGCACCTTGGCGACCCGATTGCAGCCCAACCATCCCACCGACGACGCCCGGGGTATCGCCGCCGCCACCCTCGACGGCCTGCTGCTGGGGTGCGGTGATGCCGTCATCGGTATCAACCCCGCGACAGATTCCCCGCATGCCGCGGCCGATCTGCTGCGCCTCATCGATGACATCCGATTGCGATTCGATATCCCCACACAATCGTGTGTGCTCGCACACGTGACCACCACGATGGAACTCATCGAACGAAATCTACCGGTGGACTTGGTATTCCAGTCGATTGCCGGGACCGAAGGGGCCAACGAGAGCTTCGGGGTCAACCTTGCACTGCTGCGTGAGGCGAACGAGGCCGGGCGTTCGTTGGGGCGCGGCAGTGTGGGCAACAATGTCATGTATCTGGAGACGGGTCAGGGATCGGCGCTCTCTGCCGGAGCCCATATCGGGGTGGGCGGCGTTGCCGTTGATCAGCAGACACTGGAGGCCAGGGCCTACGCCGTGGCGCGCGAGGTGGAGCCGCTCCTGGTCAATACCGTCGTGGGATTCATTGGGCCGGAATATCTTTACGACGGCAAGCAGATCATCCGGGCCGGCCTGGAGGATCACTTCTGTGGCAAGCTGCTGGGACTTCCGATGGGGGTGGACGTCTGCTACACCAATCACGCCGAGGCCGATTCAGATGACATGGATGTGCTGCTGACGGTGCTCACCGCCGCGGGGGTTGCGTTTGTCATCGCCGTGCCCGGAGCCGATGACGTCATGCTGGGATATCAGAGCCTGTCATTCCACGATGCGCTGTTCGCGCGCCGTACATTCGGCCTGCGACCGGCGCCGGAGTTCAACGAATGGCTTGAGCGCATGGGGATGCTGGAGCGTGACGGTGGGCTTCGTGAAATCGCGGTCAGCGACTCGCCGTTGCGGGCGCTGCTATGA